In Salinibacterium sp. ZJ70, one DNA window encodes the following:
- a CDS encoding aldehyde dehydrogenase — protein MTVSLPPIPETRTWIGGAPEAPAGPGAGPVVDPNTGAVLAEGTTSSPAQLEAAIAAAHAAHVRGDWLALGVEGRAAIMERFADELDALAEPIAVLDAVNSGVPVSLTRLFGGSNGGAVRAAIGHFRALGDARAVPADDRDVKVHWIPWGPTALITPWNAPSAMVVKKLAYTLMAGSPAIVKPSPASPFSAQLVMEALVRAGAPAGLVSLVEGGADIGSALVADPRVRAVSMTGSTPTGRAIAAAAAPNFTRLHLELGSNNPAIVRADADIELTADSLVSGFLKLSGQWCEAPRRVYVARERAAELEAALVARLMSVRVGSSLDEASEVGPVAYEGRRTELLAQRDALAAAGGRVVTVHEIPEEGWFIAPTLVIDADVEPGVEVFGPILTITSVGSDAEALARANSGQVGLAGYVYSADGAAARALGVRLDAGEVKVNSSSVLDMSPESEQAFFGASGLGGHGDAGLARFAVGARIVGEDPAGLPL, from the coding sequence CCCGTGGTCGACCCGAACACGGGAGCGGTGCTCGCCGAGGGCACCACGTCGTCGCCCGCGCAGCTGGAGGCCGCGATCGCGGCAGCTCACGCCGCGCACGTGCGTGGCGACTGGCTCGCGCTCGGCGTCGAGGGCCGCGCCGCCATCATGGAGCGCTTCGCCGACGAGCTCGACGCGCTCGCGGAGCCGATCGCCGTGCTCGATGCGGTGAACTCCGGCGTGCCCGTCTCGCTCACCCGTCTCTTCGGCGGCAGCAATGGTGGCGCGGTCCGCGCCGCGATCGGGCACTTCCGTGCCCTCGGCGACGCGCGTGCCGTGCCCGCCGACGACCGCGACGTGAAGGTGCACTGGATCCCGTGGGGTCCGACGGCGCTCATCACGCCGTGGAACGCGCCGAGCGCCATGGTCGTCAAGAAGCTCGCCTACACGCTCATGGCGGGCTCGCCCGCCATCGTGAAGCCCTCGCCGGCGTCGCCCTTCAGCGCACAGCTCGTGATGGAGGCGCTGGTGCGCGCGGGCGCGCCAGCGGGCCTCGTCTCGCTCGTCGAAGGTGGCGCGGACATCGGATCGGCGCTCGTCGCCGACCCGCGCGTGCGTGCCGTCTCGATGACGGGATCGACCCCCACCGGTCGCGCGATCGCGGCCGCCGCGGCGCCGAACTTCACGCGACTGCACCTCGAACTCGGGTCGAACAACCCCGCGATCGTGCGTGCGGACGCCGACATCGAGCTCACCGCCGACAGCCTCGTCTCGGGCTTCCTCAAGCTCTCGGGTCAGTGGTGCGAGGCTCCCCGTCGTGTCTACGTGGCGCGTGAGCGTGCCGCGGAGCTCGAGGCGGCGCTCGTCGCGCGTCTGATGAGCGTGCGCGTCGGGTCGAGCCTCGACGAGGCATCCGAGGTCGGGCCGGTCGCCTACGAAGGCCGTCGCACCGAGCTGCTCGCGCAACGCGACGCCCTCGCGGCGGCAGGCGGACGCGTGGTGACGGTGCACGAGATCCCCGAGGAGGGCTGGTTCATCGCGCCGACGCTCGTGATCGACGCGGATGTGGAGCCCGGGGTCGAGGTCTTCGGCCCCATCCTCACGATCACCTCCGTCGGCTCCGACGCGGAGGCGCTCGCGCGCGCCAACAGCGGCCAGGTCGGTCTCGCCGGGTACGTGTACTCGGCGGACGGCGCGGCCGCGCGTGCGCTCGGTGTGCGTCTCGACGCGGGTGAGGTCAAGGTCAACTCCTCGAGCGTCCTCGACATGTCTCCCGAGTCCGAGCAGGCGTTCTTCGGGGCCTCCGGCCTCGGAGGACACGGCGACGCGGGCCTGGCTCGTTTCGCCGTCGGTGCACGGATCGTGGGAGAGGATCCCGCTGGTCTTCCCCTCTGA
- a CDS encoding FadR/GntR family transcriptional regulator, whose product MTQIEPMSARSVLGYQAVVDHLRREFMLGRLRPGDRLPAERQLAEHLGVARETLRQAYRLLEGGGHIEIRRGARGGAIVLETFVDRTQMITEVAARSEEIIQLVEFRSVVETAAAQLAAVRRTDEELHEMVEAQRELREATLLRDLRAADTRFHLAIAAAARNPRLTSAIEDARVAMFQPVDALDFQFVKEASLDGHDALLDAIRHQDPDAAARAMRTHLGVTKDHFSELLASWGVGDVTL is encoded by the coding sequence GTGACGCAGATCGAACCGATGTCGGCACGCAGCGTGCTGGGCTACCAGGCGGTGGTGGATCACCTCCGCCGGGAATTCATGCTCGGCAGGCTGCGTCCCGGTGACCGTCTGCCCGCGGAGCGCCAGCTCGCGGAGCACCTCGGTGTGGCGCGCGAGACCCTGCGCCAGGCGTACCGCCTGCTCGAGGGCGGCGGCCACATCGAGATCCGCCGCGGCGCCCGCGGCGGCGCGATCGTGCTCGAGACATTCGTCGATCGCACCCAGATGATCACGGAGGTCGCCGCGCGCAGCGAGGAGATCATCCAGCTCGTCGAGTTCCGTTCGGTCGTCGAGACGGCCGCCGCCCAGCTGGCGGCCGTCCGACGCACCGACGAGGAGCTGCACGAGATGGTGGAGGCGCAGCGCGAGCTGCGCGAGGCCACGCTGCTGCGCGACCTGCGCGCCGCAGACACCAGGTTCCACCTCGCGATCGCCGCGGCCGCCCGCAACCCACGCCTCACGAGTGCGATCGAGGATGCCAGGGTGGCGATGTTCCAGCCGGTCGACGCACTCGACTTCCAGTTCGTGAAGGAAGCCAGCCTCGATGGCCACGACGCGCTCCTCGACGCGATCCGCCACCAGGATCCGGATGCCGCGGCGCGCGCTATGCGCACCCACCTGGGGGTCACCAAGGATCACTTCAGCGAGCTGCTCGCCAGCTGGGGCGTCGGCGACGTCACCCTATGA
- a CDS encoding pyridoxal 5'-phosphate synthase: MSDELRRRLRALPSFPAELPSFDPDAAPYAPEALFLEWLDDAVQAGVLAAHAPVLATTGMSGPSARVLILRDLDERGWLIGTPFDSRPGIEMSASGQAALTFFWPARGRQVRVEGHVTQASPEESASDARARAEALGVPVVETWALWRIATGQVEFWQASHDRAHIRLRYERAGDTWERRRL; this comes from the coding sequence ATGAGCGACGAGCTGCGGAGGCGACTGAGGGCTCTGCCCTCGTTCCCTGCCGAGCTCCCGTCGTTCGATCCGGATGCGGCGCCGTACGCGCCCGAGGCGCTGTTCCTCGAGTGGCTCGACGACGCCGTTCAGGCGGGCGTGCTCGCGGCGCATGCGCCGGTCCTCGCGACGACGGGCATGAGCGGACCGAGCGCGCGCGTGCTCATCCTGCGCGACCTCGATGAGCGTGGCTGGCTCATCGGCACGCCCTTCGACAGCCGCCCGGGCATCGAGATGTCGGCGTCAGGTCAGGCGGCACTCACCTTCTTCTGGCCCGCACGCGGGCGCCAGGTGCGCGTCGAGGGGCACGTGACGCAGGCCTCGCCCGAGGAGTCGGCGTCCGATGCACGCGCGCGTGCGGAAGCGTTGGGGGTGCCTGTCGTGGAGACGTGGGCGCTGTGGCGAATCGCCACTGGCCAGGTCGAGTTCTGGCAGGCGTCGCACGATCGCGCGCACATCCGCCTGCGCTACGAGCGCGCGGGCGACACCTGGGAGCGCCGCCGCCTCTGA
- the hrpA gene encoding ATP-dependent RNA helicase HrpA, which yields MSPENTPSIRIVYPPELPVSQAHDEIIDAIRDNQVVVIAGATGSGKTTQLPKMCLELGREKIGHTQPRRIAARSIAERVASELGVELGGVVGYQVRFDDRTKVDTRIKLMTDGVLLAELTRDRDLRAYDTIIIDEAHERSLTIDFLLGYLKRLLPRRPDLKVIVTSATIDPESFARHFADADGEPAPVIEVSGRTYPVEIRYRPLVGTVMQDDDDVMQDAVSVMQDGSDVMQDAARPSSGNPGLSGRTASGSPAQRNPVPAQRNGGPAQPQAQAQAQAQAQGAADSGDVQQGIIDALVELGREAPGDVLVFLSGESEIRDAADVVSGRFGSDTEVVPLYGRLSAAEQHRVFDTKRTPGIRRRVVLATNVAETSLTVPGIKYVIDAGTARISRYSPRAKVQRLPIEAISQASANQRSGRAGRTSDGIAIRLYSEDDFARRPEFTDPEVLRTGLAAVILQMLELRLGDIREFPFLTPPDSRGIADGLDLLSELGAVDNEQRITRTGRDLARLPVDPRFGRMLVEAKKHGVVREVAAIVAGLSIQDPRERPLEKRQQADAAHARFRDPGSDFISLLNLWNHLEEKQKELSSSAFRRMCKAEFLNYLRVREWQDLYRQLVRAGKSVGLTPGERSTDADGIHKSMLAGLLSRLGLRDADKKDYLGSRGQRFVIFPGSGLAKKNPAAVMAAELVETSRLFARTVASIDPAWAEPIAGDLVKRSYSEPHWSSKQGAALVWEKATLYGVPIIQRRRAQLARIDAPLARELFIRHALVEGDWPQELERSSLLGFDRANEQLRRELSEVEERTRRRDILTGDEAVFEFYDRRIPDDVTDSRRFASWWKKTKVEQPELLTMSRSDLLEDDDAGDAAGFPDEWMQGDARFKLTYRFEPGADDDGVTVVIPLAVLPRVTERGFDWLVPGLREDLLTALIKALPKAIRKNVVPAADWARRLGAQLPVHSDAPIAEALAEAIRAATHTPVTASDIEWERVPEHLTMRYAVVDQRGRTLAAGRDLAALQTRLAERARTDVAVATAAATPGRDMERTGITEWDLGKLPEQVTAKQGGSTVVGYPALVDTGAGVDLKVFASRAQAEASHIRGVQRLIALTLPNPLSYVQQQLTGTEKLLLATAPYASTKALLDDVMLAVVEELSEGASPRTPADFAALQEKVNAGLLDALFAAAGLTARILGAAKEADKAISQASNIAFMGPLGDARSQLGALIHPGFVRRAGLAQLRRYPVYLAGITYRVQKLTENPGRDRAWQVQVDEATALYTKTGATLPHAGNTPPRLVAVRWMLEELRLSLFAQHLGAAGPVSVQRIRKALEG from the coding sequence ATGTCGCCCGAGAACACCCCCAGCATCCGCATCGTCTACCCGCCCGAGCTGCCCGTCAGCCAGGCGCACGACGAGATCATCGACGCCATCCGCGACAACCAGGTGGTCGTCATCGCGGGCGCCACCGGCTCCGGCAAGACCACCCAGCTGCCCAAGATGTGCCTCGAGCTGGGGCGCGAGAAGATCGGCCACACGCAGCCTCGACGCATCGCCGCGCGCTCCATCGCGGAACGCGTCGCCTCCGAACTCGGCGTCGAACTCGGCGGCGTCGTGGGCTACCAGGTGCGATTCGACGACCGCACCAAGGTCGACACCCGCATCAAGCTCATGACCGACGGCGTGCTGCTCGCCGAGCTCACGCGCGACCGCGACCTGCGCGCCTACGACACGATCATCATCGACGAGGCCCACGAACGCAGCCTCACGATCGACTTCCTGCTCGGCTACCTCAAGCGGCTCCTCCCCCGACGCCCCGACCTCAAGGTCATCGTCACCTCGGCGACGATCGACCCCGAGAGCTTCGCCCGCCACTTCGCCGACGCGGATGGCGAACCCGCCCCCGTGATCGAGGTCTCCGGCCGCACCTATCCGGTCGAGATCCGCTACCGCCCCCTCGTGGGAACGGTTATGCAGGACGACGACGACGTTATGCAGGACGCCGTCTCCGTTATGCAGGACGGCAGCGACGTTATGCAGGATGCGGCGCGTCCGTCGTCCGGAAACCCGGGTCTATCGGGCCGGACCGCATCCGGATCTCCTGCACAACGGAATCCGGTTCCTGCACAACGGAACGGCGGTCCTGCACAACCGCAAGCGCAGGCGCAGGCGCAGGCGCAAGCGCAGGGGGCAGCGGACAGTGGCGACGTGCAGCAGGGCATCATCGACGCGCTCGTGGAGCTCGGGCGCGAGGCCCCGGGCGACGTGCTCGTGTTCCTCTCGGGCGAGTCCGAGATCCGGGATGCCGCGGATGTCGTGAGCGGTCGCTTCGGCAGCGACACCGAAGTCGTGCCCCTCTATGGGCGTCTCTCCGCCGCCGAGCAGCACCGCGTGTTCGACACGAAGCGCACCCCCGGCATCCGCCGTCGCGTCGTGCTCGCCACCAACGTCGCCGAGACGAGCCTCACCGTGCCCGGCATCAAGTACGTCATCGACGCCGGAACCGCGCGCATCAGCCGCTACTCGCCGCGCGCCAAGGTGCAGCGCCTGCCCATCGAGGCGATCAGCCAGGCGAGTGCCAACCAGCGCTCGGGGCGCGCCGGCCGCACGAGCGACGGCATCGCGATCCGCCTCTACTCGGAGGACGACTTCGCGCGCCGCCCCGAGTTCACCGACCCCGAGGTGCTGCGCACGGGCCTCGCCGCCGTCATCCTGCAGATGCTCGAGCTGCGGCTCGGCGACATCCGCGAGTTCCCCTTCCTCACGCCGCCCGACTCCCGCGGCATCGCCGACGGCCTCGACCTGCTCTCGGAGCTCGGCGCCGTCGACAACGAGCAGCGCATCACCCGCACCGGCCGCGACCTCGCACGCCTGCCCGTCGACCCGCGCTTCGGGCGCATGCTCGTGGAAGCCAAGAAGCACGGCGTCGTGCGCGAGGTCGCCGCGATCGTCGCCGGGCTCTCGATCCAGGATCCGCGCGAGCGCCCCCTCGAGAAGCGCCAGCAGGCGGATGCCGCGCACGCGCGGTTCCGCGATCCGGGATCCGACTTCATCTCGCTGCTGAACCTCTGGAACCACCTCGAGGAGAAGCAGAAGGAGCTCTCGTCGAGCGCCTTCCGCCGCATGTGCAAGGCCGAGTTCCTCAACTACCTGCGCGTGCGCGAATGGCAGGACCTCTACCGGCAGCTCGTGCGGGCCGGCAAGTCGGTGGGTCTCACACCCGGCGAGCGGTCGACGGATGCCGACGGGATCCACAAGTCGATGCTCGCAGGGCTGCTCTCGCGCCTGGGCCTGCGCGATGCCGATAAAAAGGACTACCTCGGATCCCGCGGCCAGCGCTTCGTGATCTTCCCAGGCTCCGGGCTCGCCAAGAAGAACCCCGCGGCCGTGATGGCCGCCGAGCTCGTCGAGACCTCGCGCCTGTTCGCGCGCACCGTCGCGTCGATCGACCCGGCGTGGGCGGAGCCCATCGCGGGCGACCTCGTGAAGCGCTCCTACTCCGAGCCGCACTGGTCGAGCAAGCAGGGCGCTGCGCTCGTGTGGGAGAAGGCGACCCTCTACGGGGTGCCGATCATCCAGCGCCGCCGCGCCCAGCTCGCCCGCATCGACGCACCCCTCGCGCGCGAGCTGTTCATCCGCCACGCTCTCGTCGAAGGCGACTGGCCGCAGGAGCTGGAGCGCTCGTCACTGCTCGGCTTCGACCGCGCCAACGAGCAGCTGCGCCGGGAGCTCAGCGAGGTCGAGGAGCGCACCCGCCGCCGCGACATCCTCACGGGCGACGAAGCCGTCTTCGAGTTCTACGACCGCCGCATCCCCGACGACGTGACCGACTCGCGCCGCTTCGCGAGCTGGTGGAAGAAGACCAAGGTCGAGCAGCCCGAGCTCCTCACGATGAGCCGCAGCGACCTGCTCGAGGACGACGACGCGGGCGATGCCGCGGGCTTCCCCGACGAGTGGATGCAGGGTGACGCGCGCTTCAAGCTCACCTACCGATTCGAGCCGGGCGCGGATGACGACGGCGTGACGGTGGTCATCCCGCTCGCCGTGCTCCCGCGCGTGACCGAGCGCGGCTTCGACTGGCTCGTGCCTGGCCTGCGCGAGGATCTGCTCACCGCGCTCATCAAGGCGCTGCCGAAAGCCATTCGCAAGAACGTCGTACCTGCCGCGGACTGGGCCCGCCGCCTCGGCGCCCAGCTGCCGGTGCACTCGGATGCCCCCATCGCGGAGGCGCTCGCGGAGGCCATCCGCGCCGCGACGCACACCCCCGTCACCGCCTCCGACATCGAGTGGGAGCGCGTGCCCGAGCACCTCACGATGCGCTACGCCGTCGTCGATCAGCGCGGCCGCACCCTCGCCGCGGGTCGCGATCTCGCTGCCCTGCAGACCCGCCTCGCCGAGCGCGCGCGCACCGACGTCGCCGTCGCCACCGCCGCCGCCACCCCCGGCCGCGACATGGAGCGCACCGGCATCACCGAATGGGATCTCGGCAAGCTGCCCGAGCAGGTCACCGCGAAGCAGGGCGGCTCGACCGTCGTCGGCTACCCGGCCCTCGTCGACACGGGCGCCGGCGTCGACCTCAAGGTCTTCGCGAGCCGCGCGCAGGCGGAGGCCTCGCACATCCGCGGCGTGCAGCGTCTCATCGCGCTCACGCTCCCCAACCCGCTCAGCTACGTGCAGCAGCAGCTCACCGGCACCGAGAAGCTGCTGCTCGCGACTGCGCCGTACGCCTCCACCAAGGCGCTGCTCGACGACGTCATGCTCGCCGTCGTCGAGGAGCTGAGCGAAGGCGCTTCACCCCGCACGCCCGCCGACTTCGCGGCGCTGCAGGAGAAGGTCAACGCCGGGCTCCTGGATGCGCTCTTCGCAGCCGCTGGGCTCACCGCGCGCATTCTGGGAGCCGCGAAGGAGGCCGACAAGGCCATCTCGCAGGCATCCAACATCGCGTTCATGGGCCCGCTGGGCGACGCGCGCTCGCAGCTCGGCGCCCTCATCCACCCGGGCTTCGTGCGCCGGGCGGGGCTCGCGCAGCTGCGCCGATACCCCGTGTACCTCGCGGGCATCACCTACCGTGTGCAGAAGCTCACCGAGAACCCCGGGCGCGACCGCGCCTGGCAGGTGCAGGTCGACGAAGCCACCGCGCTCTACACGAAGACGGGCGCCACGCTCCCCCATGCGGGCAACACGCCCCCGCGGCTCGTCGCCGTGCGTTGGATGCTGGAGGAGCTGCGCCTGTCGCTCTTCGCCCAGCACCTCGGCGCCGCGGGCCCCGTGAGCGTGCAGCGCATCCGCAAGGCCCTCGAGGGCTGA
- a CDS encoding transcriptional regulator, whose amino-acid sequence MDDLDPVIHASARLRITASLAALDPGDRIAFPRLQELLGMTAGNLSTHLRKLEDADYVRVEKTHQGRTPVTYLALTRTGRNAFENYTEQLRSLLGGELA is encoded by the coding sequence ATGGATGACCTCGACCCCGTCATCCACGCCTCCGCTCGCCTGCGCATCACCGCTTCGCTCGCGGCCCTCGACCCGGGAGATCGCATCGCGTTCCCCCGCCTTCAGGAGCTGCTCGGCATGACCGCCGGCAACCTCTCCACCCACCTCCGAAAGCTCGAAGACGCCGACTATGTGCGTGTCGAGAAAACCCACCAAGGACGGACCCCCGTGACCTACCTCGCATTGACGCGAACCGGACGCAACGCGTTCGAGAACTACACCGAGCAGCTGCGCTCGCTCCTGGGTGGTGAGCTCGCATGA
- a CDS encoding ABC transporter ATP-binding protein, translated as MSALAELRGVTRTYGTVTALDRLDLDIRDGQIFGLLGPNGAGKSTTLSLISGLIRPTAGTVRLFGRDPRDAAARQHLGTTPQQTALPETLRVGEVIDFVGGHFGDRIPTGELAEEFGLAELLKRQTGALSGGQKRRLSVALAFVGRPQLVLLDEPTTGLDIDGRHVLWQAIRRQRDAGASIVVTSHYLEEIEQLAERVAVIADGRVLADDDLATVIGSVGTRWASLRSPDAERVAALPQVAGARIDGEVLELSLRDSDAFVHDLIEARIPFSQLQLRSATLEEAFLSIVRGEAA; from the coding sequence ATGAGCGCGCTCGCGGAGCTGCGCGGCGTCACCCGCACCTACGGCACGGTCACCGCGCTCGATCGTCTCGACCTCGACATCCGCGACGGCCAGATCTTCGGGCTCCTCGGGCCGAACGGCGCCGGCAAGTCCACGACGCTGTCGCTCATCTCGGGCCTCATCCGCCCGACTGCCGGCACCGTGCGCCTGTTCGGGCGCGACCCGCGGGATGCCGCCGCCCGCCAGCACCTCGGCACCACCCCGCAGCAGACGGCTCTGCCCGAGACGCTGCGCGTGGGCGAGGTCATCGACTTCGTGGGCGGGCACTTCGGCGACCGCATCCCCACCGGTGAGCTCGCGGAGGAGTTCGGCCTCGCCGAGCTGCTGAAGCGCCAGACCGGCGCCCTCTCGGGCGGGCAGAAGCGCCGCCTGAGCGTGGCCCTCGCCTTCGTCGGGCGCCCCCAGCTCGTGCTGCTCGACGAGCCCACCACCGGGCTCGACATCGACGGCCGCCACGTTCTGTGGCAGGCCATCCGCCGCCAGCGCGACGCGGGCGCATCGATCGTCGTCACGAGCCACTACCTCGAAGAGATCGAGCAGCTTGCTGAACGCGTCGCGGTGATCGCCGACGGCCGTGTGCTCGCCGATGACGACCTCGCGACCGTCATCGGTTCGGTCGGCACCCGCTGGGCGAGCCTGCGCAGCCCCGATGCCGAGCGCGTCGCCGCCCTCCCTCAGGTCGCAGGCGCCCGGATCGACGGCGAGGTCCTGGAGCTCTCGCTGCGCGACTCGGATGCCTTCGTGCACGACCTCATCGAGGCGCGCATCCCCTTCAGCCAGCTGCAGCTGCGCAGCGCCACTCTCGAGGAAGCCTTCCTCTCGATCGTGCGAGGAGAAGCCGCATGA
- a CDS encoding ABC transporter permease: MTTATTTSAAARTSAVYAASGASVLRLGLLHTKYNLLETVRVPMAVIGPIVFPALSFAFFILPQRALVDDPAGATQAVIQLMVFAVMVNALFAYGLNISQARETPWEPYVRTLPAPAGARILGQVFSVGLIGILSLVPLFAMGALFTAATADAGQVLFGAVILLLSSLPFVFAGIAIGYALPFKAAIAVIQIVMFGLAFAGGLFLPPMMFPDWLDTASRFLPSREARELVIWAVQGGELPLLELAGSIVWTLLLLTLALALYRRDEGRRYR; encoded by the coding sequence ATGACCACCGCAACCACCACATCCGCCGCGGCTCGAACGTCGGCGGTGTACGCCGCATCCGGGGCGTCCGTGCTTCGCCTCGGCCTGCTGCACACGAAGTACAACCTGCTCGAGACGGTGCGCGTGCCGATGGCCGTGATCGGCCCGATCGTGTTCCCCGCGCTCTCGTTCGCGTTCTTCATCCTTCCGCAGCGTGCGCTGGTTGACGATCCGGCCGGCGCCACCCAGGCCGTCATCCAGCTCATGGTGTTCGCCGTGATGGTGAACGCGCTGTTCGCATACGGACTCAACATCTCGCAGGCCCGCGAGACTCCGTGGGAGCCCTACGTGCGCACCCTTCCAGCGCCTGCGGGTGCGCGCATCCTGGGGCAGGTATTCTCGGTGGGCCTCATCGGGATCCTGTCGCTCGTGCCGCTGTTCGCGATGGGTGCCCTCTTCACCGCGGCCACGGCGGATGCTGGCCAGGTCCTGTTCGGAGCCGTGATTCTGCTGCTGTCGTCGCTGCCGTTCGTGTTCGCGGGGATCGCCATCGGCTACGCGCTGCCGTTCAAGGCCGCGATCGCCGTCATCCAGATCGTGATGTTCGGGCTCGCGTTCGCGGGCGGGCTGTTCCTGCCTCCGATGATGTTCCCCGACTGGCTCGACACGGCCTCGCGCTTCCTGCCCTCGCGTGAGGCGCGCGAGCTCGTCATCTGGGCCGTGCAGGGCGGCGAGCTGCCGCTGCTCGAGCTCGCCGGCTCGATCGTGTGGACGCTGCTGCTGCTCACGCTCGCGCTCGCGCTCTACCGCCGCGACGAGGGGCGCCGCTACCGCTGA
- a CDS encoding aldo/keto reductase, with the protein MTVPFLSLNDGNQIPQLGFGVFRVDPVETERIVTDALEVGYRHIDTAAIYGNEEGVGRAIAKSGIARDELFITTKLWNSEQGTDTAFAAIDASLEKLGLDYVDLYLIHWPRPDLDLYVETWHALEQMKADGRTRSIGVSNFHQQHLARLIAESQTVPAVDQVELHPAFAQRELRAFSEPLGIRTEAWGPLGQGKYELFSEAPIVAAAEAHGVTPAQVVIRWHLQQDIIVFPKTTSRERMVENFDVFGFQLSDAEMEAINGLDRGLRVSANPEVDFF; encoded by the coding sequence ATGACTGTTCCCTTCCTCAGCCTCAACGACGGCAACCAGATCCCCCAGCTCGGCTTCGGCGTCTTCCGGGTGGATCCGGTCGAGACTGAGCGCATCGTCACCGACGCGCTCGAGGTGGGCTACCGTCACATCGACACGGCCGCCATCTACGGCAACGAGGAGGGCGTGGGCCGCGCGATCGCGAAGTCCGGCATTGCGCGCGATGAGCTCTTCATCACGACGAAGCTGTGGAACTCGGAGCAGGGCACCGACACGGCGTTCGCCGCGATCGACGCGAGCCTCGAGAAGCTCGGCCTCGACTACGTCGACCTCTACCTCATCCACTGGCCCCGCCCCGACCTCGACCTCTACGTCGAGACCTGGCACGCGCTCGAGCAGATGAAGGCCGACGGCCGCACCCGTTCGATCGGCGTCTCCAACTTCCACCAGCAGCACCTCGCGCGGCTCATCGCCGAATCGCAGACGGTGCCCGCGGTCGACCAGGTCGAGCTGCACCCCGCGTTCGCCCAGCGTGAGCTTCGGGCGTTCAGCGAGCCCCTCGGCATCCGCACCGAGGCGTGGGGCCCGCTCGGTCAGGGCAAGTACGAGCTGTTCTCCGAGGCACCCATCGTGGCGGCCGCCGAGGCGCACGGCGTGACGCCCGCGCAGGTCGTCATCCGCTGGCACCTGCAGCAGGACATCATCGTCTTCCCGAAGACCACCTCGCGGGAGCGCATGGTCGAGAACTTCGACGTCTTCGGCTTCCAGCTCTCGGATGCCGAGATGGAGGCGATCAACGGACTCGATCGCGGTCTGCGGGTGAGCGCCAACCCCGAGGTCGACTTCTTCTGA
- a CDS encoding MBL fold metallo-hydrolase, whose translation MTTTTHVTYIGGPTVVLEYAGCRILIDPTFDAPGHYPEAGLTKTAGPGIPASVVEPVDAVLLSHHAHADNLDTTGREFAMNAPVVLSTPEAEAELGSPVVGMRPWQTYRLGDVTITALPGSHGPRIMRPLIGPVTGFMLSAPGEPSVFVSGDNSSLALIRESAKRLGGADLAVLFAGAARVMPLPAALTLTSQKAVEAARIMRARHVVGAHVEDWAHFSQSRADLEKAFADAGLADALLTTPRGERVAIPH comes from the coding sequence ATGACGACCACCACCCACGTCACCTACATCGGCGGACCGACGGTCGTGCTGGAGTACGCGGGATGCCGCATCCTCATCGATCCGACGTTCGACGCCCCCGGCCACTACCCGGAGGCGGGGCTCACCAAGACGGCCGGCCCCGGCATCCCGGCGTCGGTCGTGGAGCCGGTGGATGCGGTGCTGCTGAGCCATCACGCCCACGCCGACAACCTCGACACCACGGGGCGCGAGTTCGCGATGAACGCCCCCGTGGTGCTGTCGACGCCGGAGGCGGAGGCCGAGCTCGGCTCGCCCGTCGTGGGCATGCGGCCGTGGCAGACCTACCGCCTGGGCGATGTCACGATCACGGCCCTGCCGGGAAGCCACGGGCCGCGCATCATGCGCCCGCTCATCGGCCCCGTCACCGGGTTCATGCTGAGCGCACCGGGCGAGCCGAGCGTGTTCGTCTCGGGCGACAACTCGTCGCTCGCGCTCATCCGCGAATCGGCGAAGCGTCTCGGCGGTGCCGACCTCGCGGTGCTCTTCGCGGGAGCGGCGCGCGTCATGCCGTTGCCTGCGGCGCTCACGCTCACTTCGCAGAAGGCCGTGGAGGCGGCGCGCATCATGCGCGCGCGGCACGTGGTGGGCGCCCACGTGGAGGACTGGGCGCACTTCTCGCAGTCCCGCGCCGACCTCGAGAAGGCCTTCGCGGATGCGGGCCTCGCAGACGCGCTGCTGACCACGCCTCGCGGCGAACGGGTGGCGATCCCCCACTGA